Proteins encoded together in one Moritella sp. Urea-trap-13 window:
- a CDS encoding HNH endonuclease signature motif containing protein, which translates to MNLKKEKNFDFDRRTKMIIENFVNKFDDSKKEDADVFISQCIDAIANDRMIIRDIIKEENKNIVLSIESREGKKDEVAQKTGRIEFGVIDSNHVGIIIMFKSGLDDINLVEAMNAPFIDIIIKGHTVNKLKRSDTKFNQWFFDKHPSKNHGHLFHYLGMKINLNDTPIKNLKESFQKLIEHKPLFEIQHSILSLWLNDKTTLKINDIEGKSNQVISSSTPTTSRGKTEQLHRIGQGAFRTALLNESKERCMISGNVPKESLIASHIIPWSPKSDFIAESGITNEFKEIKNEIPEEMLNAFRLNPNNGLILTAAYDSLFDVFLMTVLPDGSLKYSSKFSQEQLGNLGLCKGDKKIVSKEYLTEERISHLIFHNNIFDYIESKIAKE; encoded by the coding sequence ATGAATTTAAAGAAAGAGAAAAACTTCGATTTTGATCGCAGAACTAAAATGATTATCGAGAATTTTGTAAATAAATTTGATGATAGTAAAAAAGAGGATGCTGACGTATTCATTAGTCAATGTATTGATGCCATAGCTAATGACCGTATGATTATTAGAGATATAATTAAGGAGGAAAACAAGAATATTGTACTTTCTATTGAATCTAGGGAAGGTAAGAAAGATGAGGTTGCACAAAAAACAGGTCGAATTGAGTTTGGTGTCATTGATAGCAATCACGTCGGCATAATTATCATGTTTAAATCGGGATTAGATGACATCAATCTAGTTGAAGCAATGAATGCTCCTTTTATAGACATTATAATTAAGGGTCATACGGTCAATAAATTAAAGAGAAGTGATACTAAATTTAATCAATGGTTTTTTGATAAACATCCAAGTAAGAATCATGGGCATTTATTTCATTATTTAGGCATGAAAATAAATTTAAACGATACACCTATAAAGAATTTAAAAGAATCGTTTCAAAAATTAATCGAGCATAAGCCATTATTTGAAATTCAGCATTCTATTTTATCTCTTTGGTTGAATGACAAAACGACTTTAAAAATAAATGATATTGAAGGTAAAAGTAACCAAGTAATATCATCAAGTACTCCCACTACATCAAGAGGGAAAACTGAACAATTACATCGTATTGGGCAGGGGGCGTTTAGAACTGCATTGCTAAATGAAAGCAAAGAGAGGTGCATGATATCTGGAAATGTACCAAAAGAATCATTAATAGCATCACATATAATACCTTGGAGTCCTAAATCTGACTTTATAGCTGAATCTGGAATTACTAATGAATTTAAAGAAATTAAAAATGAAATTCCAGAAGAAATGTTGAATGCGTTTCGCCTTAATCCTAATAATGGGTTAATTTTAACAGCTGCTTATGACTCATTGTTTGATGTGTTTTTGATGACTGTATTACCTGATGGCAGCCTTAAATACAGTAGTAAATTTAGTCAAGAACAATTAGGAAATCTAGGGCTATGTAAGGGTGACAAGAAAATAGTGTCAAAAGAATATTTGACCGAAGAGCGAATATCTCATCTTATATTTCATAATAATATCTTTGATTATATTGAATCTAAAATAGCGAAAGAGTAA
- a CDS encoding DsbA family oxidoreductase: MSQFNMSQLQIDIVSDVMCPWCIVGYKGLESALAQLAPGIEATINWLPFELNPQMPSTGQDMQEHLVEKYGINEQQSAQNREMISQRGKDVGFDFNFNPNMRMINSFDLHRLLAWANEQGKQHALQMALFSAHFTDNVSLSDDATLIKVVDSVGLDVVVAKNILDSDEYAAQVRAEQKLSMDRGISSVPTFIINNQYSIAGGQTADTFKQVLTEITQEIQGK; this comes from the coding sequence ATGAGTCAATTTAACATGAGTCAATTACAAATCGATATTGTGTCAGACGTGATGTGCCCTTGGTGCATCGTTGGATACAAAGGCTTAGAGTCTGCGCTGGCACAACTTGCGCCGGGCATTGAAGCGACAATCAACTGGCTACCGTTTGAACTGAATCCGCAGATGCCGAGTACAGGTCAAGACATGCAAGAGCACTTGGTTGAGAAGTACGGTATCAACGAACAGCAAAGTGCGCAGAACAGAGAGATGATCAGTCAACGCGGTAAAGATGTTGGTTTTGATTTTAACTTTAATCCCAATATGCGCATGATCAACAGCTTTGATTTACACCGATTATTAGCGTGGGCTAACGAGCAAGGCAAGCAACATGCATTACAAATGGCCTTGTTTAGCGCGCACTTTACTGACAATGTATCTTTGAGTGATGATGCAACGCTTATTAAGGTCGTTGATTCAGTTGGTCTTGATGTTGTAGTAGCTAAAAACATCCTCGACTCTGATGAGTATGCTGCGCAAGTACGTGCAGAACAAAAGCTGAGTATGGACAGGGGCATTAGTTCGGTGCCGACTTTCATTATTAATAATCAGTATTCTATTGCTGGTGGCCAAACTGCAGATACATTCAAGCAGGTATTAACGGAAATTACCCAAGAAATACAAGGTAAGTAA
- a CDS encoding NADP-dependent oxidoreductase: MTTYTAINLIKRPTGGPINAALFETVQKPMPTVGEGEFLVKQSHMSLDPAMFGWMSPDTNSYIPPVGLGDVMRSSGIGEIVESNHPDFNVGDRMMGMMGWQEYFLSNGQGLNKVTAPLPDEAILSIFALPGLTATQGLFNVGKPKKGETIIVTGAAGSVGSIVGQLAKADGLKVIGVVGSDEKADWIVNELGFDAAINYKSDDLDAQLAEHAADGIDLYFENTGGAIQSLIVDRMNPHGRVMVCGLIADYANEVPTPGPSWLNVIKRRLTIQGFTMPDHFHEVPALLEKLTPYVMAGKIKHRSHVLEGLESSIDGLNLFFTGENKGKLIVKL; the protein is encoded by the coding sequence ATGACAACATATACAGCGATCAATCTTATTAAACGTCCAACTGGCGGTCCAATCAATGCAGCGCTATTTGAAACAGTGCAAAAACCAATGCCGACTGTGGGCGAGGGCGAGTTTTTAGTTAAGCAAAGTCATATGTCACTTGATCCTGCTATGTTTGGCTGGATGAGCCCTGATACCAACAGCTACATTCCACCAGTAGGCTTAGGTGATGTGATGCGTAGTTCTGGTATCGGCGAAATTGTCGAAAGTAATCACCCTGATTTTAACGTTGGGGACCGCATGATGGGCATGATGGGTTGGCAGGAATATTTCCTAAGCAACGGCCAAGGTCTAAATAAAGTAACAGCGCCATTACCTGATGAAGCGATATTATCAATTTTTGCGTTACCTGGATTAACTGCTACTCAAGGTTTATTTAATGTGGGTAAACCTAAAAAAGGTGAAACCATTATTGTTACGGGTGCAGCAGGTTCGGTTGGCTCTATTGTTGGTCAGTTAGCAAAAGCAGATGGCCTGAAAGTAATTGGTGTTGTTGGCAGTGACGAAAAAGCTGATTGGATTGTTAACGAATTAGGTTTTGATGCAGCGATTAACTACAAGAGTGATGATTTAGACGCGCAACTTGCAGAGCATGCCGCTGATGGTATCGATTTGTATTTTGAAAATACCGGTGGTGCGATCCAAAGTTTAATTGTTGATCGTATGAATCCACATGGCCGTGTGATGGTATGTGGTCTGATCGCGGATTACGCTAACGAAGTACCAACACCAGGTCCAAGCTGGTTGAACGTGATTAAACGTCGCCTGACTATTCAAGGTTTCACTATGCCGGATCATTTCCACGAAGTACCTGCATTGTTAGAAAAACTAACACCTTACGTAATGGCCGGTAAAATCAAGCACAGATCGCATGTATTAGAAGGCTTGGAATCATCTATTGATGGCTTAAACTTATTCTTTACTGGTGAGAACAAAGGTAAATTGATTGTAAAACTTTAA
- a CDS encoding LysR family transcriptional regulator translates to MDQLRALKYFVKVVEHGSFSKAAELFSVPPSSLSRRVADLEKSLGATLLKRTTRAVSLTEIGQIYYQQVNEVLSLLAHSDETVRNYQSTPMGVLNISSMVGFGERILLPLLDEFRALYPQITLNVSLSDDLSTLGRDEVDLAIRGGYAPDERVLAIKLMDNNFIAVAAPSYLETYGVPVNAMELKQHKGLYFKAPNGPTPWICEIDNQWHDVSAERVLISNNGKWLVEKAVAGLGILLMPRWALKPYIESGALTELTITPSINITQQANLGVFLLYQKQRYQVPKIKAAVDFLVERVKGVY, encoded by the coding sequence ATGGATCAATTAAGAGCATTAAAGTATTTTGTAAAAGTGGTAGAACATGGCAGTTTTAGTAAAGCCGCTGAGTTGTTTTCTGTGCCGCCTTCATCGTTGTCGCGCAGGGTTGCAGACCTAGAGAAAAGCCTTGGCGCTACGCTATTAAAACGTACGACAAGAGCGGTGAGCTTAACTGAAATAGGTCAAATCTATTATCAACAGGTCAACGAAGTGCTGTCTTTATTAGCACACAGTGATGAAACGGTAAGAAACTATCAGTCGACACCAATGGGCGTGCTGAATATCAGCTCGATGGTGGGTTTTGGTGAACGCATATTATTACCGCTGTTAGACGAATTTAGAGCGCTATATCCGCAGATCACCTTGAATGTAAGCCTGAGTGATGACTTATCGACGTTAGGTCGTGATGAAGTCGACCTCGCTATTCGTGGCGGCTATGCACCCGATGAACGCGTACTGGCTATCAAGTTGATGGATAATAATTTCATCGCCGTCGCCGCCCCCAGTTATTTAGAAACCTACGGTGTGCCCGTTAATGCCATGGAGTTAAAGCAACACAAAGGCCTGTATTTTAAAGCCCCGAATGGCCCTACCCCTTGGATCTGTGAAATAGATAATCAGTGGCATGATGTTTCCGCAGAGCGGGTTCTCATCAGCAACAATGGCAAATGGCTAGTAGAGAAAGCCGTGGCAGGATTAGGTATTTTGTTGATGCCACGCTGGGCATTAAAACCGTATATTGAATCCGGTGCACTCACAGAGCTGACTATTACACCAAGCATTAATATCACGCAGCAGGCTAACTTGGGGGTATTTTTGTTGTATCAAAAGCAGCGCTATCAAGTACCGAAAATAAAAGCCGCAGTGGACTTTCTAGTTGAAAGAGTTAAAGGGGTTTATTAG
- a CDS encoding HPF/RaiA family ribosome-associated protein, whose product MKIQINTDKNISGQDELTQSVEDVLRSDLSRFSEQITRIEVHLSDENSSAKSGAADKRCLLEVRLAGERPIAINEHAETIWEAVTDASQQMVNLLETELAKHSKW is encoded by the coding sequence ATGAAAATCCAGATCAATACAGATAAGAACATCTCTGGACAAGATGAACTGACTCAAAGTGTCGAAGATGTTTTGAGATCCGACCTAAGCCGCTTCAGTGAACAGATCACGCGTATTGAAGTACATTTAAGTGACGAGAACAGCTCGGCCAAGTCTGGCGCGGCGGACAAGCGCTGTTTGCTGGAGGTTAGGCTTGCCGGGGAACGACCAATTGCAATCAACGAGCATGCGGAAACGATTTGGGAAGCGGTTACAGACGCGAGCCAACAAATGGTTAATTTGCTAGAAACTGAGTTGGCTAAGCATAGCAAGTGGTAA
- the hxpB gene encoding hexitol phosphatase HxpB, which produces MIQAVIFDMDGVLIDSEPMWKEAEKQVFSSVGVEVSDSLSAYTASMTTREVTEFWYSHFPWSDKSLEQVENEVVERVEFLISEKGEPMEGVKEILDFFQHQNIKIGLSTNAPFKLISVVLSKLDIAHYFQAISSSEHEAKGKPHPAVYLSTANKLKVEPSKCIAFEDSVTGIMAAKAANIKTIAVPPNLEFTDDKFEISDFKLRRLSDFTFLHLKEIANHI; this is translated from the coding sequence ATGATACAAGCTGTAATTTTTGATATGGATGGAGTTCTTATTGATTCTGAACCCATGTGGAAAGAAGCTGAGAAGCAAGTCTTTTCTTCTGTCGGAGTTGAAGTCAGTGATTCGCTATCGGCTTATACTGCCTCAATGACGACACGAGAAGTTACCGAGTTTTGGTATAGTCATTTTCCTTGGTCAGATAAAAGCTTAGAGCAAGTCGAGAATGAAGTTGTTGAACGCGTGGAATTTTTGATTTCTGAAAAGGGGGAACCGATGGAAGGTGTGAAAGAAATTTTAGATTTTTTTCAACATCAAAATATCAAAATAGGCCTTTCAACGAACGCTCCTTTTAAATTAATATCGGTAGTGCTAAGTAAACTTGATATTGCTCACTACTTTCAAGCTATTTCTTCTTCAGAGCATGAAGCCAAAGGAAAACCTCATCCAGCGGTGTATTTGTCTACCGCTAATAAGCTAAAAGTTGAACCTTCAAAATGTATCGCATTTGAAGATTCAGTGACAGGGATCATGGCGGCAAAAGCGGCAAACATTAAAACTATTGCAGTACCACCGAACTTAGAGTTTACAGACGACAAGTTTGAAATATCTGACTTTAAACTTAGGCGGTTATCAGATTTTACCTTTCTCCATCTAAAAGAAATCGCAAACCATATCTAG